The DNA segment CGGATGTCCTCGTCCTTTACGTAAAGACTGCGGCGCAGGCCGCGCGGAAGCTGGTGCACGAAACAGAAGATGCACCGGTTCCTGCAGCGCTTCACACGTATGGGCTCGGGGAAAATTCCCAGCGCCTCTCCCCCGGGGCGGATCGTCTTTTCGTTCGTAATACCCTCCGGGCTCACCCATCGCAGCCTGAAGGACTTCCGGCTCGTGTGGAAATGCAGGTCGAGCAGGTCGCAGATCGGCTCCTCCGAAACGGACACTATCCGGTCCCCGCATCCGATTCCAGCGCGGTCGGCCGGGCTTCCGGCGGCGACGGACTCGACGCGTACTCCGGTTACGGGTTCATGCATTGGAGATCTGCCGCATTCCGATGAACAGATAATGTAGTCCCGATACCGCGGTGGTCAGCGCGCAGAGTCCGACCACCACCAGGGTCGCCGTCGCCTCCGAGCCCATGGGGACGAATTCCCAGATGCGCGGGTACGCCCGAACGACCAGGAAATAGATCACCGTAAAAATCTGTACGACCGTGTTCGCCTTGCTCGCGATCGTCGTCCGGATCCTTCCCACCCCGTGAAGGAGGAGAATGAGCACGCTTCCTGCAAGAATGAACAGGTCGCGGCTGATCACGAGCACCGCCAGCCACACGGGAAGGATTTTCACGTAGGCGAGCACGATGAAGGCGGTAGCCATCAGCAGCTTGTCGGCGATCGGATCGAGGTAGAAGCCGACGACGGTCCTTTGTTTGAGCTTTCTCGCGAGGAGTCCGTCAAGCCCGTCGCTCAACCCGCAGACGGCGAATACGAGAAGCGAGCGCCTTATCCTTCCCGTGATGAGGAAATGAGCGAACAGGGGGACAAGGAGCACCCGGACAGCCGTGAGGGCGTTCGCGATGTTGATCAGGCGGGCTTCGTCAAACCGTTCCCGCCCCATCGGGACGTGCATATTTCTCCTTCCGCCGCGCGCATCAAATGTTCGAGTCCCTCCCCGGTCTTCGCGGAAATACCGTACTCGCCTTCGATCAGGCGAGGGCCGGGGGCGAATAGGTCCGACTTGTTGACGGCCAGCAGGATCGGTTTCCCCAGAAAATCGAGCGTGCCGAGGATCCTGTTGACGGCTTCCATGTTGTCCTCCATCCCCTCCGTACTTCCGTCCACCACGTGGATCAGAAGGTCCGCCTCTCCGATCCCTTCCAGCGTCGCGATGAAAGCTTCCCGCAACTCGTCCGGAAGATCGTGGATGAATCCCACCGTATCCACCAGGATCGCTTCCTTTCCTCCCGGAAGGACGAGCTTGCGCGCCGTCGGATCGAGGGTGGCGAACAACTGGTCGGCGACGAAAACCTGCGCCCCCGTCAGGCGGTTGAAAAGGGTCGATTTCCCCGCGTTCGTATATCCCACCAGCGCCAGTACCGGAAAGCCGATCTCCCTGCGCCTCCGGTAATGCAGCTTCCTCGTTCGCCGTACCTCAGCCAGCTCCTTTCCGATCTGGCGCAACTGGGTCCGGATCTTCCGGCGGTCCTCTTCCAGTTTCTTTTCACCCGGCCCCCGCGTCCCGATGCCGCCGCCGAGTCGGGACAGCTCCCTGCGACCGCCCGTCAGCCTGCCCAGCCGAAAAGACATCTGCGCCAACTCCACCTGGAGTTTCCCTTCGCGCGTGCGTGCGCGCTGCGCGAAAATGTCCAGGATCACCTCCCTGCGGTCGAGCACCTTGACCTCGAGCTCCTGCTCGAGCAGGAGCTGCTGCCTGGGTTTAAGAAGGTTCTGGAAGACGACCAGGTCGACGCCGTTTTCCCTTACCGTTTCCTTCAGGCGTTCCAGGGTCCCCTTGCCGATCAGGGTCGCCGGATTTTCGGAAGCCGTCGCCTGCGCCTGTCCGCCCTTGACTATCCCGCCGGCAGCCTCGACCAGGCTTTTCAGCTCCGCGAGCAGATCGGCGGGCGCCTGCGGCGGGCGGGTCGGCCTGTGCTTCCTCTGCACCCACACAAGCCATGCTTTTTCCTGCGTTCCCGAACTCCGACGCATCAGTGCAGATGAAGCATGTCGTACCCGAATCTCGAACGGAGCTCCCTCGCGAGCTCCAGGGTGGGCGCGACTCCGATTCCATCCGGAAGGGAAACCATGGCTTCGAATTCTCCCTCCCTCGACAGGTGCAGGTAGCCCTTCTTCCCTCCCCTGAATCGTTCGACGATGCGGCGCAGCTCGTAGATGTCTGCGGGCGTCATACGGTCCAGGTTAACCTGGAAATGGACCGATTTCGCCAGCCGCTCGCGGACGTTCTTCATGAGGAAAATCTCTTCTGCGATCAGCTTGGTCGTATTTTCGTCCGACTCCACTCTCCCAAGCAAAAAGATCGGTTCCTCCGAAGAGAGAGCGTCCAGGCTGGCCCGGTACGCTTCCGGAAAAACGACCACCTCGACGATACCCTCGAGGTCCTCGAGCCTTAAGATCGCCATCGTCTCGCCTCGTTTAGTCGTCTTTTTTTTCAGGTCGCTGACCACTCCTCCTATCTTGATCTCGGTGCCGGCTTTGAGCGAGCCTATGCGCGAAGATGTGACGTTGGCGAACAGGGACATTTCCCCCGTGAAAGCGTCCAGGGGGTGCCCTGTGATGTAGAAGCCGAGCGTCTCCTTTTCGGCGTCGAGCCGCTCCCGGCGGGTCCACACCGTCGTCGCCGCTCCATCCGATATCCTCCCGGCGGGTTCCTGTTTCCTTGCGGGCTCGCCGCCGAACAGCGCGAACTGCCCGGACTCCTTGCGGCGCGTCTCTTCCTGCGCTCCTTCCATCATCGACGGCAACGACGAAAACAGCCTTCCCCTGTCCGGATCGAGCGAATCGAAGGCGCCCGCCTTTACGAGGCTCTCGAGCGCACGCTTGTTCACCTTCCTTAGATCGACCCGGGACAGGAAGTCCCCCGCGGAAACGAACGGCTCGTCCCCCCTGGCCTCGCGGATCGACTGGATCGCCGATTCGCCGATCCCCTTGATCGCCGAAAGGCCGAACCGGATCGATTTCCCCGAAGGGTAGAAGGCGAACCGCGACTCGTTGACGTCCGGGGGGAGAATCGGTATGCCCTTTTCACGGCAATGGTTGATGTAACGGATGATCTTGGCCGTATCGCCCGACTCCGACGTCATCAATGCGCAGAAGTATTCCACCGGGTTGTGCGCCTTGAGATACGCGGTCTGGTAAGCGACCATCGCGTAGGCCGCACTGTGCGACTTGTTGAACCCGTATTCGCCGAACTGCGCGATCTGTTCGAAGAGCGCCTGCGCCTTGTTCGAAGGGATACCGTTTTTCTCCGCCCCCTTGAGGAACCGCGCCTTCTGTTTCTCCATGAGGACGGTGTCCTTCTTGCCCATGGCCTTCCTGAGCACGTCCGCCTCTCCCATGGAAAAGCCTGCGAGAGTCACCGCGATCTGCATGACCTGCTCCTGGTACACCATGACGCCGCAGGTGTCCCGCAGGATCGGCTCGAGCTGCGGGAACGGGTACTCTATCGACTTTCTGCCGTGCCTCCGCGCGATGAAGTCTTCGACCATGCCGCTCTGAAGAGGCCCTGGACGATACAGGGCGACGGCATGGATAAGGTGCGCGAACTCATCGGGCTTGAGGCGGGTAAGGAGGTCCGTGAATCCCCCGCTTTCGCACTGGAAGACCCCCGGCGTGTCCCCCCGCGAAAGCATCGCGTAGGTTTCGGCGTCGTCCAGCGGGATCGTCGAGAGGTCCACTTCCTCTCCCCGTTCTTTTAGAAGTTCCAGCGTATCGTGGATCGCCGTCAGCGTCCGCAGGCCCAGCACGTCGAACTTGACGAGCCCCACCTTCTCGATGTCCTTCATGGAAAACTGCGTCGTGATGTCGCCGTTGGAGTTCCGGTAGAGGGGGACGTATTCCGTTATAGGCTTGTTCGCTATCACCACTCCCGCCGCATGCGTGGATGCATGCCGTGAGAGCCCCTCGATCGATCGCGCGTATTCGAACAACTCCCCTACTTTCGGGTTTTCCTGGATGCTCTCTTTCAGCCTCGGCTCCACCTGGAGCGCCTTCTCTATCGTCATCCCGAGATCGGGCGGTATGAGCTTTGCGATCCGATCGACGTCCGCATACGGCATCTCGAGGACCCTTCCCACGTCCCGCACCGCCGCGCGGGCCTTCATGGTCCCGAAAGTGATGATCTGCGTTACGTTCTCCTCCCCGTACCGCTCCTTTATGTACCGGATGACCTCGTCCCTGCGGTCCTTGCAGAAATCGCAGTCCACGTCGGGAAGGCTTATCCGTTCGGGGTTGAGGAACCGCTCGAACAGCAGCCCGTAGGGTATCGGATCGATTTCGGTTATCCGCAGGGCGTACGCGACGAGACTTCCTGCGGCGCTCCCCCTGCCCGGCCCGACCGGTATCCCCGCTTCCTTGGCGTGCCTTATGAAGTCCCATACGATCAGGAAATAGCCGGAGAAGCCGCTCTGGTCGATCACCGAAAGCTCGTAATCCAGGCGTTTCGCGTACGCCGATTCCTCCGCGGCCGCGATCTTCTCGCCGCGTTTACGCTTCTCCATGAAGCGGCGGTCCATGCCTTCCACGCTCAGGCGCCTGAGATATTCCTCGGACGTCATCCCTTCCGGGACCTTGAATTCCGGGATCTTGTTGCGCCCGAGGTCGAGGGTCACCTTGCAACGTTCCGCAATGGCCATCGTGTTCTTGACGGCATCGGGTGCGATGTGCCCGAACGCCTTTTCGAACGCCTCCGCAGGCTTGACGTAGAACTGGTCGCTTCCGAACCTCATCCGGTCGGGCGCGCTTATGGTTTTCCCCGTCTGCAGGCACAGAAGAACGTCGTGGACGCGAGCGTCCTGCTTTTCGAGGTAGTGGCAGTCGTTTGTCGCGACCAGCGGCGTACCGGTCCTGCGGGCGAGGCCGACCAGTTCCACGTTGGCCTTGTTCTGCGCCTCGAGCCCGTTGTCCTGGATCTCGACGAAGAACCTTCCGTCCGGAAATATCTCCTTGTATGTTTCCAGCATCTCCTCGGCCGCCTTCGCGCCGCCCGCCGCCAGTGTGCGGGGGATCTCCCCCTGAAGGCAGGCAGAGGTGGCGATCAGCCCCTCCGAATATCGCCGCAGCAGTTCGTGGTCCACGCGAGGCTTGTAATAGAACCCTTCGACGTGCGCCGAGGATACCAGCCGGATCAGGTTTTGATATCCATCGCCGGTCTCCGCCAGCAGGATAAGGTGATACGCCTTTTCGTCCCCCGAAACCTGCTTTTTCTCGTGCCTCGACCCCGGGGCGACGTACACTTCGCATCCGATGATGGGACGTATCCCCGCCTGGTTCGCCTTCTCGTAGAAATCGACCGTGCCCATCATCCCGCCGTGGTCGGTAACGGCGACGGCGGGCATCCGCAGTTCGGCGACCTTCCGCACGAGGTCCTTGATCTTTATCGTCCCGTCGAGGAGGCTGTACTGCGAGTGCAGGTGAAGGTGTACGAACTCTTTCATTCCCATTCGATCGTGCTCGGCGGCTTCGACGAAACATCGTAGACGACGCGGTTCACGCCCTTCACTTCGTTTATGATCCGGGTTGAGATGCGCTGGAGAAGATCGTAAGGGAGCCGCACCCAATCGGCGGTCATGCCGTCCTGGCTCTGCACCGCCCGTATGGCGGCCACGTTCTCGTAGGTCCGAAGGTCTCCCATGACCCCTACGGTCTTGATGGGAAGGAGCACGGCGAACGACTGCCAGATGGACTCGTACAGTCCCGCGGCGCGGACTTCCTCGTCAACGATCGCGTCGGCGTTCTGCAGGATGCGCACCCGCTCCGCTGTTACCGGGCCTATGATCCGAACGGCGAGTCCCGGACCCGGGAACGGCTGCCGGTAGAGGATGTGATCGGGAACTTCGAGCTCCTTTCCCAATTCCCTCACCTCGTCCTTGAACAGCTCACGGAGCGGCTCGATGATCTTCATGTGCATCTTCTCGGGGAGCCCCCCGACATTATGGTGCGACTTGATCGTTGCGGACGGCCCCTTGAAGGAGACGCTTTCGATGACGTCGGGGTAAAGTGTCCCCTGTCCCAGGAATCCCACATGCCCCGGGATATGCCTCGCCGCGTCCTCGAAGACCCGTATGAAAATCTCTCCGATGATCTTCCGTTTCCGCTCGGGGTCATCGACATCCTCGAGGGCGGTGAGAAACCGGTCGGCGGCGTCGACGTATTCCAGGTGCAGCCCGATTCCGCTGCGGAACGTCGCCAGGACGTCATCGACCTCCCCTTTCCGCAGCAGGCCGTTGTTGACGAAAATGCAGGTCAGCCGGTCGCCGAGGGCGCGATGCAGCAGCACGGCCGCCACCGAAGAATCCACGCCGCCGGACAGCCCAAGGACGACCCGTTCCCCCCCCACCGTTTCCCGGATCTTGCGAACGCTCGTCTCCACGAACGAATGCATCGTCCATGCAGGCGACAGCCCGCAGATGCGGAACAGGAAGTTCGCAAGGATCTCCTTCCCCTTCGGCGTATGCGCGACTTCCGGATGGAACTGGACCCCATAGATCGTGTTCTTTTCGTTGCTGATCGCAGCGACGGGCGAATTTTCCGAACGGGCGATGGACAGGAACCCCTTTGGAAGCTCGTCGATCCTGTCCCCGTGGCTCATCCACACCTGGATGGTCATGTTGTGCCTGAATTCCTCGATGCCGAGGAACAGCGGATCTCCCCATTCCCCCCGGATGTTCGCCGTTCCGTATTCCCGCTCTGCCGACCGTCCGACCTTCCCCCCGGCAAGAAGGGCGATGAGCTGCATCCCGTAGCAGATCCCAAGCACGGGTACGCCCAACGACAGGATCTCACCGGGAACGATCGGAGCTCCATCTTCGTAAACGCTGGACGGCCCGCCGGAGAGTATGATCCCGTCCGGCTTGAAATCCCTGATGAACGAGACGGGAACGTTGAAAGGATGGATCTCGCTGTAGACCTTCAGTTCGCGGACGCGCCGCGCGATCAGCATGGTGTACTGGGAGCCGAAGTCGAGGATGAGGATTTTCCCCTGCAAAGGACTACTCCACCCTGTAATTCGGGGCTTCCTTGGTGATGATCACGTCGTGGACGTGGCTCTCACGCAGGCCCGCCGGGGTGATCTTGATGAAGACCGACCGTTTCTTGAGTTCCCCGATGTTCTTCGCGCCGACGTAGCCCATCCCCGATTTCAGTCCCCCGATCAACTGGAACACTACAGCGGCGAGCGGCCCGCGATATGGAACCCGACCCTCGATGCCCTCCGGAACGAGCTTGCTCTCCGCTTCGACGTGCGACTGGAAGTACCTGTCCTTGCTCCCGTGTTTCATCGCTTCGAGGGAGCCCATCCCCCTGTAAACCTTGTAGGAACGCCCCTGGTACAGGACGAGTTCGCCCGGGCTTTCGTCGGTGCCGGCGAACAGCCCGCCGATCATCACCGCGGAGGCCCCGGCGGCCATGGCCTTGGTGATGTCGCCCGAATACTTTATGCCGCCGTCGGCGATTACCGGAATTCCCTTCTTCGCCGCCGCCTCGGCGCATTTCATGACCGCCGTCACCTGGGGTACCCCGACCCCGGCGATTACCCGGGTAGTGCAGATCGACCCCGGCCCCACTCCCACCTTCACGCAATCCACGCCCGCTTTTATGAGCGCTTCCGCGCCTTCCCCCGTGGCCACGTTCCCGGCGATCAGCTGCGCACGGGGATATCCTTTCCGGAGAGCCCTTACCGTATCGGCGACATCCCGGTGATGGCCGTGCGCAGTGTCCACGCACAGAAGGTCCGCGCCGGCCTTGAGCAGTTTCTCCACCCTTGTTTCCCAACCCGGCCCTACGCCGACGGCGGCTCCTACCCGCAGCCTGCCTTTTCCGTCCTTGCATGCGAACGGGTATTTCTTGATTTTCAGGATGTCCTTGATCGTGATCAGTCCGCGCAGGTTGTTCTTTTCGTCGACGACAAGCAGCTTCTCGATCCGGTTCTTGTGAAGCAGATCCTTGGCCTGCTCCAGCGTGGTGCCGACGGGGACCGTTATCAGGTCTTCCTTCGTCATCACGTTCGAAATAGGCTGATCGAAGTTCGTTTCGAACCGGAGGTCGCGGTTGGTGAGTATGCCGACGAGCTTGCCGTTCCGGGTCACCGGCAGCCCGGATATCCGGTACTTCTTCATCACATCGAGGGCCTCGGAAACTTTCTGGTCCGGGTCCACCGTGATGGGATCGATGATCATCCCGCTTTCCGACTTCTTCACACGGTCGACTTCCGCCGCCTGCTCCTCCGCCGTGTTGTTCCTGTGTATGATTCCGATCCCTCCCTCGCGCGCAACGGCGATAGCCGTGTCGGCTTCCGTGACCGTGTCCATAGCCGCGGTCAGCAGCGGAATGTTCAGCCGGATTTCGGGGGTCAACGCCACCGATACGTCCACGTCTTTAGGAAGGATTCTCGATTCGCCCGGGAGCAGAAGGACGTCGTCGAACGTCAACCCTTCCCTCAACCCGTTCCCCTCGAAATAATCGCCGCCGACACTCATCCCTTCTCTCCTTTTCCGGCGCCGAGACCCAGGAGGATGCCCTCCAGCAGGCCCGCGTCGCTGACCGTGAGTTTCCCTATGCCGAATCTCTCCATGGCGGAGACCGCCTGGCAGACCCCCGGCACGATGTATTTTTCGCGTCCCTTCTCCATTCCCGGAAGGCGGAGGCGGTCCTTTTCCCTCATGCGGCCCAGCCGATCCTCCCAGTATCGCAGCCTTTCGACGGACATGGAGAATCCGTCGATATTTTCCGGCCTGTACACTTTCATCCGCTGCTCAAGCGCCGCGAGGGTCGTGAAGGTCCCGGCGGTGCCTACCAGCCTGCGGAATCGCCGTCTCTCCCACGATGCGGTGCCCGCCCTGATCCGTTCCGAGAAAAAGAGCCGCATGTTTCGGATCTGCCAGTTTTCCGGAGGATCGGAAATCCGAAACAGGCTGCATGCCACGACCACGCCTATCGGCAAGCTGACCGAACGGCCCTTGCCGGGCCCCGCGATGAACTCCGTGCTTCCCCCGCCGATATCCATTACGACGGTTTTGCCCGCGTCACGGATGCGTCCGCTTATCCCGTCCCAGGTCCGCATCGCTTCCTCGTCGGCGGTGATTATTTCCACCGTCACCCCCGCGGCGGCGGCGGCAGCGAGAAAAGCGTCCCGGTTCGCCGCTTCCCGAAGCGCTGCGGTTCCGCATGCCCGGTAATGTACCACGCCGAGCGCGTCCATCCTTCGCCGCAATTCCCGGAGCGCGGATATGGATTCCGCGAATTCCTTTTTCCCGATATTGCCGGTGTCCCGCAGCTCCTTTCCCATGCCGGTGATCCGCCGCATCCGCTCCACCGGCCGCAACGACCCGGGCCCCCTCGAAGCCACGAGCATCCGTATCGTGTTCGTCCCTATGTCAATCGCCGACAGAAGGTTCATCGTTGCCTGTGGTTTTCTCAAGTGTTCCGATAATGCTGGCGCAGAAGAGATATGCGGCAGAAAACAGGTATGCCACGATTATAAAGCAAACGATGCTGAACAGGGAACCGTAAATTATATTCAACTTGCTGAATTTCTTGACATAAAAGGTAAATCCGAACCGTATTCCGTAGAGAAACAGGAGGAACGCAAGGCTTCCTGCCATGGCGTTTTCCAGTTTGATCCTCCGTGGGGAAAGATACATGTAGCTCAAGACTCCGGCCGTGAAAAGGATTCCCGCGAGCACGGCGTCGGCTATCCCGCCAAGGAGCAGGTGAAACGCGGTGTCCCATCCGGCCGACAAACCCCGCGTCAGGAGCGAGAGCCCTTTCCAGAATGGGGGGATGACGATGGCCGCGGATGCGAAGACGGTCAGCACCAGGACAAGCGCCACGTGATATGCCGCGGTTCGCCAGATCCTTTTGTCCCTGGGACTCCCCATCATCACGGCGAGCGAGGTGTGAACCGCGTCGGTAGCCGAATACGAGGTCACGAGAAGCAACAGCGTCCCGAGGTAGCCGAACGTGGCGCCCGATGCGAACAGCTTCCTCAAATTCGGCACAAGTACCTGCGCTCCGTAGGGAAATGTATCTTTCAATATGGAAGCGAGCACCGAAAACGGCAGGTCGTCGCGGCCGATCAGCAGCGAGGCGGCGGAGAACGCCAGAAAAAGAACCGGAATCGAAGCCAGGAGCAGGTTGAAGGCGATCGCGGCGCTATAGACGAAACCGTGGCTCCGGATGAAGTGGGCGGCGCCCTCCGTGACGGCCCGCAGGGCCTGCCGGCCGGAAGGAATCATCGCTCCCGGTACACAATGCGGAGGGGTGACCCGTTGAAGCCGAAGTTGTCGCGGATCTTGTTCTGAAGGTAGCGGGTGAACGACTCCGGGATGCCGCTCTTGTCCTTCACGAAAACCGCGAACGACGGAGGCATCACTCCGATCTGGGTCATGTAGAACGCCCGGTTTCTCCCCTCCTTCGAGGGGATGGGGACGGTGTAAACGAAAGCCTCCGCCATCCGGTTGAGGACGGCGGTGGGAACGCGGTGCCGGAAGGACCCGAACGCCTCCTCGATCTTTTTGAACAGAAGCGGGAACCCTTTTCCGGTCAGCGCCGCGGACGGGACCACCGAGGCGAATGCGGCGTACCCGAGCCCTTCGTGGATCTTCCGCATTTCCGCGCGGCGTTCCTCCTCGCCTTTCCACCTGTCGGCCTTGTTCGCGGCGATCACCACGGCGCGCTCTTCGTTGAGGATATATCGGAGAATCTGCTGGTCCTGGTGGGTCAGGCCCTCGGGGCCGTCCATCATGAGGACTGCGACGTCGCATCGTTTCAGCGAGTCGAGGCTTTTGAGCACCGAAAACTTCTCGAGAACGTTTTCCGTTTTCCGCTTCGCCCGGATTCCCGCCGTGTCGATGAACAGGTATCGTTCACCGTCGTATTTCACAAGGACGTCGACCGAGTCGCGGGTCGTCCCCGGCACCTCGGAGGCGATGACCCGCTCGTAACCCACAAGGGTGTTGATCAGCGTGGACTTTCCGACGTTCGGACGGCCCACCACCGCGACACGGGAAACGGCGTCGTCCTGCGCCGCCGCTTCCGCCTCGCCGGATTCGGGGATAAGCGCGATGATGTCCCGAAGGAGTTCTTCCACACCCCTGCCGTG comes from the Deltaproteobacteria bacterium genome and includes:
- the hflX gene encoding GTPase HflX, encoding MWVQRKHRPTRPPQAPADLLAELKSLVEAAGGIVKGGQAQATASENPATLIGKGTLERLKETVRENGVDLVVFQNLLKPRQQLLLEQELEVKVLDRREVILDIFAQRARTREGKLQVELAQMSFRLGRLTGGRRELSRLGGGIGTRGPGEKKLEEDRRKIRTQLRQIGKELAEVRRTRKLHYRRRREIGFPVLALVGYTNAGKSTLFNRLTGAQVFVADQLFATLDPTARKLVLPGGKEAILVDTVGFIHDLPDELREAFIATLEGIGEADLLIHVVDGSTEGMEDNMEAVNRILGTLDFLGKPILLAVNKSDLFAPGPRLIEGEYGISAKTGEGLEHLMRAAEGEICTSRWGGNGLTKPA
- the guaB gene encoding IMP dehydrogenase; this translates as MSVGGDYFEGNGLREGLTFDDVLLLPGESRILPKDVDVSVALTPEIRLNIPLLTAAMDTVTEADTAIAVAREGGIGIIHRNNTAEEQAAEVDRVKKSESGMIIDPITVDPDQKVSEALDVMKKYRISGLPVTRNGKLVGILTNRDLRFETNFDQPISNVMTKEDLITVPVGTTLEQAKDLLHKNRIEKLLVVDEKNNLRGLITIKDILKIKKYPFACKDGKGRLRVGAAVGVGPGWETRVEKLLKAGADLLCVDTAHGHHRDVADTVRALRKGYPRAQLIAGNVATGEGAEALIKAGVDCVKVGVGPGSICTTRVIAGVGVPQVTAVMKCAEAAAKKGIPVIADGGIKYSGDITKAMAAGASAVMIGGLFAGTDESPGELVLYQGRSYKVYRGMGSLEAMKHGSKDRYFQSHVEAESKLVPEGIEGRVPYRGPLAAVVFQLIGGLKSGMGYVGAKNIGELKKRSVFIKITPAGLRESHVHDVIITKEAPNYRVE
- a CDS encoding CDP-alcohol phosphatidyltransferase family protein, which encodes MHVPMGRERFDEARLINIANALTAVRVLLVPLFAHFLITGRIRRSLLVFAVCGLSDGLDGLLARKLKQRTVVGFYLDPIADKLLMATAFIVLAYVKILPVWLAVLVISRDLFILAGSVLILLLHGVGRIRTTIASKANTVVQIFTVIYFLVVRAYPRIWEFVPMGSEATATLVVVGLCALTTAVSGLHYLFIGMRQISNA
- a CDS encoding YihY/virulence factor BrkB family protein, translated to MIPSGRQALRAVTEGAAHFIRSHGFVYSAAIAFNLLLASIPVLFLAFSAASLLIGRDDLPFSVLASILKDTFPYGAQVLVPNLRKLFASGATFGYLGTLLLLVTSYSATDAVHTSLAVMMGSPRDKRIWRTAAYHVALVLVLTVFASAAIVIPPFWKGLSLLTRGLSAGWDTAFHLLLGGIADAVLAGILFTAGVLSYMYLSPRRIKLENAMAGSLAFLLFLYGIRFGFTFYVKKFSKLNIIYGSLFSIVCFIIVAYLFSAAYLFCASIIGTLEKTTGNDEPSVGD
- the guaA gene encoding glutamine-hydrolyzing GMP synthase — protein: MLIARRVRELKVYSEIHPFNVPVSFIRDFKPDGIILSGGPSSVYEDGAPIVPGEILSLGVPVLGICYGMQLIALLAGGKVGRSAEREYGTANIRGEWGDPLFLGIEEFRHNMTIQVWMSHGDRIDELPKGFLSIARSENSPVAAISNEKNTIYGVQFHPEVAHTPKGKEILANFLFRICGLSPAWTMHSFVETSVRKIRETVGGERVVLGLSGGVDSSVAAVLLHRALGDRLTCIFVNNGLLRKGEVDDVLATFRSGIGLHLEYVDAADRFLTALEDVDDPERKRKIIGEIFIRVFEDAARHIPGHVGFLGQGTLYPDVIESVSFKGPSATIKSHHNVGGLPEKMHMKIIEPLRELFKDEVRELGKELEVPDHILYRQPFPGPGLAVRIIGPVTAERVRILQNADAIVDEEVRAAGLYESIWQSFAVLLPIKTVGVMGDLRTYENVAAIRAVQSQDGMTADWVRLPYDLLQRISTRIINEVKGVNRVVYDVSSKPPSTIEWE
- the dnaE gene encoding DNA polymerase III subunit alpha — encoded protein: MGMKEFVHLHLHSQYSLLDGTIKIKDLVRKVAELRMPAVAVTDHGGMMGTVDFYEKANQAGIRPIIGCEVYVAPGSRHEKKQVSGDEKAYHLILLAETGDGYQNLIRLVSSAHVEGFYYKPRVDHELLRRYSEGLIATSACLQGEIPRTLAAGGAKAAEEMLETYKEIFPDGRFFVEIQDNGLEAQNKANVELVGLARRTGTPLVATNDCHYLEKQDARVHDVLLCLQTGKTISAPDRMRFGSDQFYVKPAEAFEKAFGHIAPDAVKNTMAIAERCKVTLDLGRNKIPEFKVPEGMTSEEYLRRLSVEGMDRRFMEKRKRGEKIAAAEESAYAKRLDYELSVIDQSGFSGYFLIVWDFIRHAKEAGIPVGPGRGSAAGSLVAYALRITEIDPIPYGLLFERFLNPERISLPDVDCDFCKDRRDEVIRYIKERYGEENVTQIITFGTMKARAAVRDVGRVLEMPYADVDRIAKLIPPDLGMTIEKALQVEPRLKESIQENPKVGELFEYARSIEGLSRHASTHAAGVVIANKPITEYVPLYRNSNGDITTQFSMKDIEKVGLVKFDVLGLRTLTAIHDTLELLKERGEEVDLSTIPLDDAETYAMLSRGDTPGVFQCESGGFTDLLTRLKPDEFAHLIHAVALYRPGPLQSGMVEDFIARRHGRKSIEYPFPQLEPILRDTCGVMVYQEQVMQIAVTLAGFSMGEADVLRKAMGKKDTVLMEKQKARFLKGAEKNGIPSNKAQALFEQIAQFGEYGFNKSHSAAYAMVAYQTAYLKAHNPVEYFCALMTSESGDTAKIIRYINHCREKGIPILPPDVNESRFAFYPSGKSIRFGLSAIKGIGESAIQSIREARGDEPFVSAGDFLSRVDLRKVNKRALESLVKAGAFDSLDPDRGRLFSSLPSMMEGAQEETRRKESGQFALFGGEPARKQEPAGRISDGAATTVWTRRERLDAEKETLGFYITGHPLDAFTGEMSLFANVTSSRIGSLKAGTEIKIGGVVSDLKKKTTKRGETMAILRLEDLEGIVEVVVFPEAYRASLDALSSEEPIFLLGRVESDENTTKLIAEEIFLMKNVRERLAKSVHFQVNLDRMTPADIYELRRIVERFRGGKKGYLHLSREGEFEAMVSLPDGIGVAPTLELARELRSRFGYDMLHLH
- the der gene encoding ribosome biogenesis GTPase Der; this encodes MSKTGFTVSLVGRPNVGKSTLFNRISGKRRAITFGQPGVTRDRVSLPVEWDGRRFQLIDTGGYLPAGKEEDDLLSKVRSQVLRAIYESDAVIFMVDARDGLLPLDKEIVQMLREREKRFFLAANKVDARAGAEGVDQFHELAPDRIYPVSAEHGRGVEELLRDIIALIPESGEAEAAAQDDAVSRVAVVGRPNVGKSTLINTLVGYERVIASEVPGTTRDSVDVLVKYDGERYLFIDTAGIRAKRKTENVLEKFSVLKSLDSLKRCDVAVLMMDGPEGLTHQDQQILRYILNEERAVVIAANKADRWKGEEERRAEMRKIHEGLGYAAFASVVPSAALTGKGFPLLFKKIEEAFGSFRHRVPTAVLNRMAEAFVYTVPIPSKEGRNRAFYMTQIGVMPPSFAVFVKDKSGIPESFTRYLQNKIRDNFGFNGSPLRIVYRER